A genomic window from Corticium candelabrum chromosome 8, ooCorCand1.1, whole genome shotgun sequence includes:
- the LOC134183670 gene encoding uncharacterized protein K02A2.6-like, producing MAAVFGQIAEFNESKEEWPLYAERLEQYFAANGVDDAARQRAILLSVIGARTYQTLQSLVAPLKPKEKSVDEILQTLSEHFDSKPSVIVQRFRFNSQSRQEGKLVAKFTAELQRLSEHCKFGAVLSDMLRDRLVVGIMNDCIQRRLLAEKELTFKRAYDLAIAHKTAEKNTTELQQKEASSAPGNPEGESVHQLQKQPVHQLQRQRVPKAGNRLTDKISECCYRCGKQEHKQFECWFKDVKCFGCGKIGHAKVVCCTVRKMAQKGDSGSSTYKIGYEEAQSDTNENEEVEWLNGNIHTLHKGKEKPMKTTLTVQGQPLKMEIDTGASDSIVSKTTWKSVWKKGEAPLKVTNKTLKTYTGEPVPVCGKLEVWVDTPDGHRLSLPLVIVAGSGPSLLGRDWIRQVQIDWGRVHLLEANPHQGKVEGLLLLHSEVFSDRLGRLQGVKVKLPVTETTSPKFYRPRQVPYALREKIEEELFDLTKAGIIEPIHYSEWAAPIVPVLKSNGKVRICGDYWLTVNQVSKCDTYPIPCIEDLFA from the coding sequence atggcggcAGTATTCGGACAAATAGCGGAGTTCAACGAATCAAAGGAGGAATGGCCACTTTATGCAGAAAGGTTAGAACAATACTTCGCAGCAAATGGCGTGGACGACGCGGCTAGACAAAGAGCTATTCTATTAAGCGTGATTGGAGCTCGTACTTATCAAACTCTACAAAGTTTAGTGGCTCCGCTGAAGCCTAAAGAGAAGTCAGTTGACGAAATACTACAGACGTTGTCAGAACATTTTGACTCGAAGCCATCAGTAATAGTACAACGATTTAGATTTAACAGTCAATCGCGTCAGGAAGGTAAGTTGGTCGCTAAATTCACGGCAGAACTGCAGCGACTCAGTGAACATTGCAAATTCGGGGCGGTGCTTAGTGATATGCTACGAGACAGACTAGTCGTAGGTATAATGAATGACTGTATACAGCGACGGCTGTTGGCAGAAAAAGAGCTGACATTCAAGAGGGCGTATGACTTAGCAATTGCACACaaaacagctgaaaagaatACCACAGAGTTACAACAGAAGGAAGCAAGTAGTGCGCCTGGCAACCCAGAAGGAGAGTCCgtacaccagttacagaaACAGCCtgtacaccagttacagaGGCAACGAGTACCCAAAGCAGGTAACAGGCTGACTGACAAGATATCCGAGTGTTGTTATCGCTGTGGTAAACAGGAACACAAACAGTTCGAGTGCTGGTTCAAggatgtcaaatgttttggtTGCGGCAAAATTGGGCATGCGAAGGTTGTTTGTTGCACAGTGAGAAAAATGGCTCAGAAAGGGGACAGTGGTAGCAGCACATACAAAATCGGCTATGAGGAGGCGCAGTCAGATACAAATGAGAATGAGGAGGTTGAGTGGCTTAATGGCAATATTCACACGTTGCACAAGGGAAAGGAGAAGCCTATGAAGACAACGTTGACTGTACAAGGACAGCCACTCAAGATGGAAATAGACACGGGAGCGAGTGACAGTATTGTGAGCAAAACAACATGGAAGTCAGTCTGGAAGAAAGGTGAAGCACCATTGAAGGTTACAAATAAGACACTGAAGACATATACTGGTGAGCCGGTACCTGTATGTGGAAAGTTGGAAGTGTGGGTAGACACTCCGGATGGACACCGATTGTCTCTCCCGCTTGTGATAGTGGCAGGGTCTGGCCCGAGTTTATTGGGAAGAGACTGGATTCGACAAGTACAAATTGATTGGGGAAGAGTTCATCTTTTGGAGGCAAACCCTCACCAAGGAAAAGTGGAagggttattgttattacacagTGAAGTGTTCAGTGATAGGCTAGGCAGATTGCAAGGTGTAAAAGTGAAATTGCCAGTGACAGAAACGACAAGTCCCAAGTTTTACCGACCAAGACAAGTACCGTATGCTTTGAGAGAGAAGATAGAGGAAGAATTGTTCGATCTCACAAAAGCCGGAATTATTGAGCCAATTCACTATTCGGAGTGGGCGGCTCCCATAGTTCCAGTTTTGAAAAGCAATGGAAAGGTCAGAATCTGTGGAGACTATTGGTTGACAGTGAATCAAGTGTCGAAATGCGATACTTATCCCATTCCATGCATTGAAGACTTGTTTGCTTGA
- the LOC134183777 gene encoding uncharacterized protein LOC134183777 yields MIGYPRKLQHLLTLDISQKQSEDFIKHKSNRDAARRRSLQGKDAGAWLDVIPSTYKNALKPNKFCLTSCMRLGISLSFSRLLEHCDCRQKLDQEGFHLITFKYGGGRVWSHDIIVAEWFACLTELGIPHQTEPRHRYVRTDGRADITFYNIDSDVTYECDVSLAHPWRRKDIVNGTAKACRHAATKQESEKRLQIFKGDLARWI; encoded by the coding sequence ATGATTGGTTATCCTAGAAAACTTCAACATCTCTTGACTTTGGATATATCACAGAAACAGTCAGAAGATTTCATTAAACATAAGTCAAATCGGGATGCTGCCAGGCGTAGGTCATTACAGGGGAAAGATGCAGGAGCATGGCTTGATGTTATTCCCTCAACATACAAGAACGCACTTAAACCTAACAAATTTTGTTTAACGTCTTGTATGAGATTGGGGATCAGCTTGTCTTTTAGTCGATTGCTTGAGCATTGTGACTGTAGACAGAAGTTAGATCAAGAAGGTTTTCATTTGATTACCTTTAAATATGGAGGCGGTCGTGTCTGGTCTCACGATATTATTGTTGCTGAGTGGTTTGCTTGCCTAACGGAGCTGGGTATTcctcatcaaacagaaccaagacatagATACGTACGAACTGATGGAAGAGCAGACATTACATTCTACAACATTGATTCTGATGTCACCtatgaatgtgatgtttctttggctcacccttggaggaGGAAAGACATAGTGAACGGAACTGCAAAGGCCTGCAGACATGCAGCGACAAAACAGGAATCAGAAAAAAggttacaaatattcaaaggaGATCTGGCCAGATGGATCTAG